The Miscanthus floridulus cultivar M001 chromosome 7, ASM1932011v1, whole genome shotgun sequence genome includes a region encoding these proteins:
- the LOC136467795 gene encoding probable fucosyltransferase 8, giving the protein MASGLWKVSEAGSMPVQDRAGAGRAARARTPRGAHKVAIGGAELGAGRNADGCYKEWRWRGWRALGRAEVVFVGCLGILTLLVLLLGIGGGGGGGSLSAFTPPKATEFVQKPVSAASRVHADEAEAAGLNAEHAPPIRHDQDHFIGGLLSPAFEEQSCRSRYASPHYRRPSPFRPSTYLVERLRRYEARHRRCGPSGPLFKEAVEHLRSGRNAARSQCQYVVWTPFNGLGNRMLSLGSTFLYALLTDRVLLVHAPQEFDGLFCEPFPGSSWTIPADFPITDFAGTFTMWSPTSYKNMRHAGAVSGDHRNVSAERLPAYVFLDLIQSFTDAAFCEADQLVLAKFNWMVIKSDVYFAAMFFLMPAYERELQRLFPEKEAVFHHLARYLFHPSNDVWGMVRRYYEAYLARADERVGLQVRVFPEMPVQFDNMYGQIVRCSEQEGLLPKVVRKDGEANHSSPAVAPESSRTKLTSVLVTSLFSDYYERIQGVYYANPTETGEYVEVHQPSHEREQRTEARGHNQRALAEIYLLSFCDRIVTSAVSTFGYIAHGLAGVRPWVLLRPPSPETHADPACVQSKTVEPCLQALPRQMCGVAEGTDIGALVPYARHCEDEHKGLKLFP; this is encoded by the exons ATGGCGTCTGGACTCTGGAAG GTCAGCGAGGCGGGAAGCATGCCCGTCCAAGATAGAGCTGGTGCGGGCCGTGCGGCGAGGGCGCGAACGCCGCGGGGAGCGCACAAAGTGGCGATCGGCGGCGCGGAGCTCGGCGCCGGGAGGAATGCGGACGGATGCTACAAGGAGTGGCGGTGGCGTGGGTGGCGCGCGCTGGGCCGGGCGGAGGTGGTCTTCGTCGGGTGCTTGGGCATCTTAACCTTGCTCGTTCTGTTGCtcggcatcggcggcggcggcggcggaggaagcTTGTCGGCGTTCACGCCGCCGAAGGCTACTGAGTTCGTCCAAAAACCAG TTTCCGCAGCGTCGCGTGTCCATGCTGATGAAGCAGAGGCTGCAGGATTGAACGCCGAGCACGCGCCGCCGATTCGGCACGACCAAGACCACTTCATCGGCGGGCTCCTCTCGCCGGCCTTCGAGGAGCAGTCGTGCCGTTCCCGGTACGCGTCGCCTCACTACCGCCGTCCGTCACCGTTCCGCCCATCCACGTACCTCGTGGAGCGCCTCAGGCGGTACGAGGCCCGGCATAGGCGGTGCGGACCCAGCGGGCCTCTCTTCAAGGAAGCCGTCGAGCACCTGCGGTCCGGCCGCAACGCCGCGCGCTCCCAGTGCCAGTACGTCGTGTGGACGCCGTTCAACGGCCTGGGCAACCGCATGCTCTCGCTCGGCTCCACGTTCCTGTACGCGCTCCTCACCGACCGCGTCCTGCTCGTGCACGCGCCGCAGGAATTCGACGGCCTCTTCTGCGAGCCCTTCCCCGGCAGCTCCTGGACGATCCCTGCCGACTTCCCGATCACCGACTTCGCCGGCACTTTCACCATGTGGTCGCCGACGAGCTACAAGAACATGCGCCACGCGGGGGCCGTAAGCGGTGACCACCGCAACGTCTCCGCCGAGAGGCTGCCCGCGTACGTGTTTCTGGACCTCATCCAGTCGTTCACCGACGCCGCCTTCTGCGAGGCCGACCAGCTCGTGCTCGCCAAGTTCAACTGGATGGTGATCAAGTCCGACGTGTACTTCGCGGCCATGTTCTTCCTCATGCCGGCCTACGAGCGCGAGCTCCAGCGGCTGTTCCCAGAGAAGGAGGCCGTGTTCCACCACCTCGCCCGGTACCTCTTCCACCCGTCCAACGACGTGTGGGGCATGGTGCGCAGGTACTACGAGGCCTACCTTGCCAGGGCCGACGAGCGCGTCGGCCTCCAGGTGCGCGTCTTCCCGGAGATGCCCGTGCAGTTCGACAACATGTACGGCCAGATTGTCCggtgctcggagcaagagggcttACTGCCGAAGGTCGTGCGGAAGGACGGCGAGGCGAACCACTCCTCGCCGGCCGTGGCGCCGGAGAGTAGTAGGACGAAACTCACCTCGGTACTGGTGAcgtcgctcttctccgactactACGAGCGCATCCAGGGCGTGTACTACGCGAACCCGACGGAGACCGGGGAGTACGTGGAGGTGCACCAACCGAGCCACGAGAGGGAGCAGCGCACGGAGGCGCGCGGCCACAACCAGAGGGCCCTGGCGGAGATATATCTGCTGAGTTTCTGCGATCGCATCGTAACGAGCGCGGTGTCGACGTTTGGGTACATCGCGCACGGGCTCGCCGGCGTGCGCCCCTGGGTGCTGCTGCGGCCACCGTCCCCCGAAACACATGCTGATCCGGCGTGCGTTCAATCAAAGACGGTCGAGCCCTGTCTTCAGGCGCTGCCGCGACAAATGTGCGGAGTAGCAGAGGGGACTGACATTGGAGCTCTAGTGCCTTATGCCCGGCACTGTGAGGACGAGCACAAAGGCCTCAAGTTGTTCCCTTAA